From Ovis canadensis isolate MfBH-ARS-UI-01 breed Bighorn chromosome 10, ARS-UI_OviCan_v2, whole genome shotgun sequence, a single genomic window includes:
- the RASA3 gene encoding ras GTPase-activating protein 3 isoform X2: MRDCYCTVNLDQEEVFRTKVVEKSLCPFYGEDFYCEIPRSFRHLSFYIFDRDVFRRDSIIGKVAIQKEDLQRYHNRDTWFQLQHVDADSEVQGKVHLELRLSEVITDSGAICHKLATRILECQGLPIVNGQCDPYATVTLAGPCRSEAKKTKVKKKTNNPQFDEVFYFEVTRPCSYSRKSHFDFEDEGVDKLEIRVDLWNASNLKFGDEFLGELRVPLKVLRQSSPHEAWYFLQPRDNGSKSLKPGDLGSLRLNVVYTEDHVFSSDYYSPLRDLLLRSADVEPVSASAAHILGEVCREKQEAAIPLVRLFLHYGRVVPFISAIASAEVRRTQDPNTIFRGNSLTSKCIDETMKLAGMQYLHVTLKPAIEEICQSHKPCEIDPVRLKDGESLESNMENLRQFVDRVFSVITKSGVSCPTVMCDIFFSLREAAAKRFQDDLDVRYTAVSSFIFLRFFAPAILSPNLFQLTPHHTDPQTSRTLTLVSKTIQTLGSLSKSKSASFKESYMAAFYEFFNEQKYADAVKNFLDLISSSGRRDPKSVQQPILLKEGFMIKRAQGRKRFGMKNFKKRWFRLTNHEFTYQKSKGDPPLCSIPIENILAVEPLEEESFKMKNMFQVVQPERALYIQANNCVEAKAWIDILTKVSQCNQKRLAVYHPSAYLNGHWLCCRASSDTATGCSPCTGGLPANIQLDIDGDRETERIYSLFSSYMSKLEKMQEACGSRSVYDGPEQEEYSTFIIDDPQETYKTLKQVVAGVGALEQEHAQYKRDKFRRTKYGSQEHPIGDKSFQSYIRQQSETPAHSM; this comes from the exons GAAAGGTGGCCATCCAGAAGGAAGACCTGCAGAGGTACCACAACAGGGACACGTGGTTCCAGCTGCAGCATGTGGACGCTGACTCTGAAGTGCAG GGCAAGGTCCACCTGGAGCTGAGGCTGAGTGAGGTCATCACCGATTCAGGCGCCATCTGCCACAAACTAGCCACGCG CATCCTCGAGTGCCAAGGCCTCCCCATCGTGAACGGGCAGTGTGATCCCTACGCCACTGTGACCCTGGCAGGGCCGTGCAG GTCAGAAGCGAAGAAGACGAAGGTGAAGAAGAAGACCAACAACCCCCAGTTTGACGAAGTGTTTTATTTCGAG GTGACCAGGCCCTGCAGCTACAGCCGCAAGTCCCACTTTGACTTCGAGGACGAGGGCGTGGACAAGCTGGAGATCCG GGTGGACCTGTGGAACGCCAGCAACCTGAAGTTCGGGGACGAGTTCCTGGGGGAGCTGAGGGTCCCACTGAAGGTGCTGCGGCAGTCCAGCCCCCACGAAGCCTG GTACTTCCTCCAGCCTCGGGACAACGGCAGCAAGAGCTTGAAGCCAGGGGATCTGGGCTCCCTGCGCTTGAACGTGGTCTACACGGAGGACCATGTGTTCTCCTCCGACTACTACAGCCCCCTGCGGGACCTGCTGCTGAGGTCGGCGGACGTGGAG CCTGTCTCCGCGTCGGCGGCCCACATCCTGGGCGAGGTCTGCAGGGAGAAGCAGGAGGCGGCCATCCCGCTGGTGCGGCTCTTCCTGCACTACGGCCGGGTGGTGCCCTTCATCAGTGCCATCGCCAGCGCCGAGGTCCGCAGGACCCA GGACCCCAACACGATCTTCCGAGGGAACTCGCTGACATCCAAGTGCATTGACGAGACGATGAAGCTGGCAGGCATGCAGTATCTGCACGTCACCCTGAAGCCCGCCATAGAGGAG ATTTGCCAGAGTCATAAGCCCTGTGAGATCGACCCCGTGAGGCTGAAGGACGGCGAGAGCCTGGAGAGCAACATG GAGAACCTGCGGCAGTTTGTGGACCGCGTGTTCAGCGTCATCACCAAGTCGGGAGTGAGCTGCCCCACCGTCATGTGTGACATCTTCTTCTCCCTGCGGGAGGCGGCCGCCAAGCGCTTCCAGG ATGACCTGGACGTGCGGTACACAGCTGTGAGCAGCTTCATTTTCCTGCGGTTCTTCGCTCCAGCCATCCTGTCCCCCAACCTCTTCCAGCTCACGCCCCACCACACG GACCCACAGACATCGAGGACGCTGACCCTTGTTTCGAAGACCATTCAGACTCTAGGCAGTCTGTCCAAGTCCAAGTCT GCCAGTTTTAAGGAGTCCTACATGGCTGCGTTCTACGAATTCTTCAACGAGCAGAAGTACGCTGACGCGGTGAAAAAC TTCCTGGATTTGATCTCATCCTCCGGGAGGAGAGACCCCAAGAGCGTGCAGCAGCCCATCCTGCTTAAGGAAGG GTTCATGATTAAGAGGGCGCAAGGGAGAAAACGATTTGGGatgaagaattttaagaaaagatggTTCCGCCTGACAAACCATGAATTTACCTACCAGAAAAGCAAAG GGGACCCGCCTCTCTGCAGCATCCCCATCGAGAACATCCTGGCCGTGGAGCCGCTGGAGGAGGAGTCCTTCAAGATGAAGAAC ATGTTCCAGGTCGTCCAGCCCGAGCGGGCGCTGTACATCCAGGCCAACAACTGCGTGGAGGCCAAGGCCTGGATCGACATCCTCACCAAGGTGAGCCAGTGCAACCAGAAACGCCTGGCCGTCTACCACCCGTCCGCCTACCTGAACGGCCACTGGCTGTGCTGCAGGGCCTCCTCAGACACGGCCACTGGCTGCTCCCCCTGCACCGG TGGCCTCCCAGCAAACATCCAGCTGGACATCGACGGGGACCGAGAGACCGAGCGCATCTACTCTCTCTTCAGCTCATACATGAGCAAACTCGAGAAGATGCAAg AGGCCTGCGGAAGCCGATCCGTGTATGACGGGCCGGAGCAGGAGGAGTACTCCACCTTCATCATCGACGACCCCCAGGAGACCTACAAGACGCTGAAGCAGGTGGTCGCCGGGGTCGGGGCCCTGGAGCAGGAGCATGCCCAGTACAAAAGGGACAAGTTCAGGAGGACCAAGTACGGAAGCCA GGAGCACCCCATTGGAGACAAGAGCTTCCAGAGCTACATCAGGCAACAGTCTGAGACCCCTGCCCATTCCATGTGA
- the RASA3 gene encoding ras GTPase-activating protein 3 isoform X3: MKLAGMQYLHVTLKPAIEEICQSHKPCEIDPVRLKDGESLESNMENLRQFVDRVFSVITKSGVSCPTVMCDIFFSLREAAAKRFQDDLDVRYTAVSSFIFLRFFAPAILSPNLFQLTPHHTDPQTSRTLTLVSKTIQTLGSLSKSKSASFKESYMAAFYEFFNEQKYADAVKNFLDLISSSGRRDPKSVQQPILLKEGFMIKRAQGRKRFGMKNFKKRWFRLTNHEFTYQKSKGDPPLCSIPIENILAVEPLEEESFKMKNMFQVVQPERALYIQANNCVEAKAWIDILTKVSQCNQKRLAVYHPSAYLNGHWLCCRASSDTATGCSPCTGGLPANIQLDIDGDRETERIYSLFSSYMSKLEKMQEACGSRSVYDGPEQEEYSTFIIDDPQETYKTLKQVVAGVGALEQEHAQYKRDKFRRTKYGSQEHPIGDKSFQSYIRQQSETPAHSM; the protein is encoded by the exons ATGAAGCTGGCAGGCATGCAGTATCTGCACGTCACCCTGAAGCCCGCCATAGAGGAG ATTTGCCAGAGTCATAAGCCCTGTGAGATCGACCCCGTGAGGCTGAAGGACGGCGAGAGCCTGGAGAGCAACATG GAGAACCTGCGGCAGTTTGTGGACCGCGTGTTCAGCGTCATCACCAAGTCGGGAGTGAGCTGCCCCACCGTCATGTGTGACATCTTCTTCTCCCTGCGGGAGGCGGCCGCCAAGCGCTTCCAGG ATGACCTGGACGTGCGGTACACAGCTGTGAGCAGCTTCATTTTCCTGCGGTTCTTCGCTCCAGCCATCCTGTCCCCCAACCTCTTCCAGCTCACGCCCCACCACACG GACCCACAGACATCGAGGACGCTGACCCTTGTTTCGAAGACCATTCAGACTCTAGGCAGTCTGTCCAAGTCCAAGTCT GCCAGTTTTAAGGAGTCCTACATGGCTGCGTTCTACGAATTCTTCAACGAGCAGAAGTACGCTGACGCGGTGAAAAAC TTCCTGGATTTGATCTCATCCTCCGGGAGGAGAGACCCCAAGAGCGTGCAGCAGCCCATCCTGCTTAAGGAAGG GTTCATGATTAAGAGGGCGCAAGGGAGAAAACGATTTGGGatgaagaattttaagaaaagatggTTCCGCCTGACAAACCATGAATTTACCTACCAGAAAAGCAAAG GGGACCCGCCTCTCTGCAGCATCCCCATCGAGAACATCCTGGCCGTGGAGCCGCTGGAGGAGGAGTCCTTCAAGATGAAGAAC ATGTTCCAGGTCGTCCAGCCCGAGCGGGCGCTGTACATCCAGGCCAACAACTGCGTGGAGGCCAAGGCCTGGATCGACATCCTCACCAAGGTGAGCCAGTGCAACCAGAAACGCCTGGCCGTCTACCACCCGTCCGCCTACCTGAACGGCCACTGGCTGTGCTGCAGGGCCTCCTCAGACACGGCCACTGGCTGCTCCCCCTGCACCGG TGGCCTCCCAGCAAACATCCAGCTGGACATCGACGGGGACCGAGAGACCGAGCGCATCTACTCTCTCTTCAGCTCATACATGAGCAAACTCGAGAAGATGCAAg AGGCCTGCGGAAGCCGATCCGTGTATGACGGGCCGGAGCAGGAGGAGTACTCCACCTTCATCATCGACGACCCCCAGGAGACCTACAAGACGCTGAAGCAGGTGGTCGCCGGGGTCGGGGCCCTGGAGCAGGAGCATGCCCAGTACAAAAGGGACAAGTTCAGGAGGACCAAGTACGGAAGCCA GGAGCACCCCATTGGAGACAAGAGCTTCCAGAGCTACATCAGGCAACAGTCTGAGACCCCTGCCCATTCCATGTGA